One Acutalibacter muris DNA window includes the following coding sequences:
- the flgN gene encoding flagellar export chaperone FlgN, which yields MSQVYEDYLQYLEELADTLEQMAEVTKAKNKAARVGDLVTVESLMKKEQVFSMTLRGMDIKREKMLSEMGLQGVPLSKLAENYPAELFDRARKTVERVQNRYTVFHSASEAARVTMEIALHDIERMLPENQPAPRRDKGEPPPRMKTDFRA from the coding sequence TTGAGCCAGGTTTATGAGGACTACCTGCAATACCTTGAGGAACTGGCCGATACCCTTGAACAGATGGCCGAGGTCACCAAGGCGAAGAATAAAGCGGCCCGCGTCGGCGATCTTGTCACGGTGGAGAGCCTGATGAAGAAGGAACAGGTCTTTAGCATGACCCTTCGGGGCATGGATATCAAGCGCGAGAAGATGCTTTCTGAAATGGGCCTTCAGGGCGTGCCCCTGTCGAAGCTTGCGGAGAACTATCCGGCGGAGCTCTTTGACCGGGCCAGGAAAACGGTGGAGCGTGTGCAGAACCGCTATACAGTTTTCCACAGCGCGTCCGAGGCCGCCCGGGTCACCATGGAGATCGCGCTGCACGATATAGAGCGAATGCTCCCGGAGAACCAGCCGGCGCCCCGGCGGGATAAGGGCGAGCCGCCGCCGAGAATGAAGACGGACTTTAGGGCTTAG
- a CDS encoding flagellar biosynthesis anti-sigma factor FlgM, which yields MINMSNINPISPAGSRRVNQPRSYGGSPVKPGPSAEKFDQVTLSTREGEDPMKMELQGKLSQEVRTATTTGTLNALRQEVQSGQYQVDARSIAKKLLLMGEV from the coding sequence ATGATCAATATGTCCAATATCAACCCCATCAGTCCCGCCGGCTCCAGGAGGGTGAACCAGCCCCGCAGCTATGGCGGCAGCCCCGTCAAGCCCGGCCCCTCTGCCGAGAAGTTTGACCAGGTGACCCTGTCCACCCGGGAGGGCGAGGACCCCATGAAGATGGAGCTGCAGGGGAAGCTCTCACAGGAGGTGCGCACGGCCACCACCACCGGCACGCTGAACGCCCTTCGTCAGGAGGTGCAGAGCGGCCAGTACCAGGTGGATGCGAGAAGTATTGCCAAAAAGCTTCTGCTGATGGGGGAGGTCTGA
- a CDS encoding protein-glutamate methylesterase/protein-glutamine glutaminase, whose translation MANKIRVLVVDDSIIARKIIMEGLAKDPRIEVAGYAINAIDAENKLKSLNPDVMTCDVQMPGITGIEFLKKILPQHPLPVVLASSLNLRVFDALHAGAVGFVRKPDGVQSRDEFVRSLTEAVIEASHAKVRRPAKVGAVAVPELPVPATVGPIRGSQQYIIGLGASTGGTEATLEVMKRLPADIPAMVIVQHMPPGFTKMYAERLDRLCQMEVREAVNGDKLHKGLALVAPADLQCRINRNPAGEYYVSCTPGEKVSGHRPSVDALFMSMAENVHCKMMGIILTGMGADGAEGLLRMRRRGAYTIGQDKESCVVYGMPGVAYEKGAVCEQASIERVAGVLLRSLQAGK comes from the coding sequence TTGGCAAATAAGATAAGGGTCCTGGTGGTGGACGACTCCATCATCGCCAGGAAGATCATTATGGAGGGCCTTGCAAAGGACCCGCGCATCGAGGTGGCGGGCTACGCCATCAACGCTATAGACGCGGAGAATAAGCTAAAGTCCCTGAACCCGGACGTTATGACCTGCGATGTGCAGATGCCGGGTATAACGGGCATTGAGTTTTTAAAGAAGATACTGCCCCAGCACCCGCTGCCGGTGGTGCTTGCGTCGTCGCTGAACCTTCGGGTCTTTGACGCACTGCACGCGGGGGCGGTGGGCTTTGTGCGCAAGCCCGACGGCGTGCAGAGCCGGGACGAGTTCGTGCGCTCCCTTACCGAGGCGGTGATAGAGGCCTCCCACGCAAAGGTGCGCCGTCCGGCCAAGGTGGGAGCGGTGGCTGTGCCGGAGCTGCCCGTGCCGGCGACGGTTGGGCCCATAAGGGGGTCACAGCAGTACATAATCGGCCTTGGAGCCTCCACCGGCGGCACAGAGGCCACCCTCGAGGTGATGAAGCGCCTGCCCGCGGATATCCCGGCCATGGTGATAGTGCAGCATATGCCACCGGGGTTCACAAAGATGTACGCCGAGCGGCTGGACCGCCTGTGCCAGATGGAGGTGCGGGAGGCCGTGAACGGCGACAAGCTGCACAAGGGTCTGGCCCTTGTGGCCCCGGCGGACTTACAGTGCCGGATAAACCGCAACCCGGCCGGGGAATACTACGTCTCCTGCACGCCCGGGGAGAAGGTCAGCGGCCACAGGCCCTCGGTGGACGCGCTGTTTATGTCCATGGCGGAAAACGTGCACTGCAAGATGATGGGCATAATCCTTACGGGCATGGGCGCCGACGGGGCCGAGGGGCTCCTGCGTATGCGGCGGCGGGGGGCTTACACTATCGGCCAGGATAAGGAGTCCTGCGTGGTATACGGTATGCCCGGCGTGGCCTATGAAAAGGGCGCGGTGTGCGAGCAGGCCAGCATAGAGCGTGTGGCAGGCGTGCTGCTAAGAAGCCTTCAGGCCGGCAAGTAA
- a CDS encoding CheR family methyltransferase: protein MDTSNKTSAAAATSMVITDKDFNRLVSFVQSKYGIDLHQKRQLVTSRLSSTVKGMGYNSFTEYVDYLLKKGSGDDINQLLSRLTTNYTYFMREVESFDYFTSTILPDIVRRHQRDKCLSIWSAACSSGEEPYNVSMYIMDHLGGQASAWDTRMLASDISVDALNKAKKGIYELPDTIPPQWRKNYFKPVGGKMFEVAPKIKQNVIFKQFNLMDPIHFKRKFDVIFCRNVMIYFDQPTKSALARRMFDATVPGGYLIISKAENLPPDTPYTRVATSIFQKR from the coding sequence ATGGACACCAGTAATAAGACGTCCGCGGCCGCCGCAACCTCCATGGTGATCACGGACAAAGACTTTAACCGGCTTGTGAGCTTTGTGCAGAGCAAATACGGCATAGATTTGCACCAGAAGCGCCAACTGGTTACAAGCAGGCTTTCCAGCACGGTGAAGGGCATGGGCTATAACAGCTTCACCGAGTATGTGGACTATCTGCTGAAAAAGGGCTCCGGGGACGACATAAACCAGCTGCTCTCCCGGCTTACCACCAACTATACCTATTTCATGCGGGAGGTGGAGTCCTTTGACTATTTCACCAGCACCATACTCCCGGATATAGTGCGCAGGCACCAGAGGGACAAGTGCCTGTCCATCTGGAGCGCGGCCTGCTCCTCGGGGGAGGAGCCGTACAATGTCTCCATGTACATAATGGACCACCTGGGCGGCCAGGCCTCGGCCTGGGACACCAGAATGCTCGCTTCGGACATCTCCGTGGACGCCCTCAATAAGGCCAAGAAGGGGATATACGAGCTGCCGGACACCATACCTCCCCAGTGGAGAAAGAACTATTTTAAGCCCGTCGGCGGCAAGATGTTCGAGGTGGCGCCAAAGATAAAGCAGAACGTCATCTTTAAGCAGTTCAACCTTATGGACCCCATACATTTTAAAAGGAAGTTCGACGTGATCTTCTGCCGGAATGTGATGATCTATTTCGACCAGCCAACCAAGTCGGCCCTTGCCCGGAGAATGTTCGACGCCACAGTGCCCGGGGGGTATCTGATCATCAGCAAGGCTGAGAACCTGCCGCCTGACACGCCCTATACCCGGGTGGCGACCTCTATATTCCAGAAGCGCTGA
- a CDS encoding chemotaxis protein CheW, with translation MENMTEMTTDAATLALGEDLVEVETDKYLIFLSGGIYYGVDTKYVKEMLTQWETSITWLPMLPPDIRGVMNLRGGIVPIVDFRLMTGCMPEDKFCTVILDMEGTQIGIMVDEVDQTIDIQKNHILPVPHQSDMTAQKMVTGMYSLPGGKKTLMVLDCTQLLYGHQ, from the coding sequence ATGGAGAATATGACTGAAATGACAACAGACGCAGCCACGCTGGCCCTGGGCGAGGATCTTGTGGAGGTCGAGACCGACAAGTATCTGATTTTCCTCTCCGGCGGTATTTACTACGGTGTTGACACCAAGTATGTAAAGGAGATGCTCACCCAGTGGGAGACCTCCATCACCTGGCTGCCAATGCTGCCCCCGGACATAAGGGGGGTCATGAACCTGCGCGGCGGTATTGTGCCCATCGTGGATTTCAGGCTGATGACGGGCTGTATGCCGGAGGATAAGTTCTGCACGGTTATTCTGGATATGGAGGGAACCCAGATTGGGATCATGGTGGACGAGGTGGATCAGACCATTGACATCCAGAAGAACCATATCCTGCCCGTGCCCCACCAGAGCGACATGACTGCCCAGAAGATGGTGACGGGTATGTACAGCCTGCCCGGCGGCAAGAAAACACTTATGGTGCTGGACTGCACCCAGCTGCTGTATGGACACCAGTAA
- a CDS encoding chemotaxis protein CheA, protein MANDMMEAYLYEMNTLLESLDEMVLGAEDRKTFSQEDVNEIFRIMHTIKGSSAMMEFDNLMTVAHRIEDMFFIIRDKGMEAVAEDLRPELFDLIFQAIDYFKAEVEKLENGESLTDDIDNIMANINSFSNKIQGKQEEEEPAEAAAQPGAQEAEGPESHGSSQFPFGIQVFFDEGAGMENLRAFMLASAVKDTMDSENDFDYYPADVDSNAETAAIVVDEGFSLRFLTDELRQKALAVVKDAGSIGNYNLFEYEEPEAPEAPAPKPAEPAPQQAAAQQSAPAAPQQAAQQGNNNNQKSQKESLISVNLSKLDELNAVVGEIVITESMVTASPDLEGLKLDNFTSAARQLRSLTDQLQDVSMSLRMVSVSATFQKMRRIVRDMSKKLGKEVNLVLEGEETEIDKTIVDSIGDPLMHIVRNSMDHGIEENVQDRIDAGKDPVGRITLSARHTGSEVIIEVIDDGQGADDDAILGKALRQGLAVPGMEYSHKDILNFLLMPGFSTNTEVTEYSGRGVGMDVVKSNVESVGGTVTITSEKGFGMTTTLKIPLTMAIMDGMEVSVGDSVFTVPINNIRSIVKMDSGDVIHDATKGEMLRVMDNFYSVVRAKEFYQMEKGYDEIGDGIILWVESGDNSFCLFVDKLIGEQQVVVKPLPDYVNNYGIRNYGVTGCTILGNGDISIILDVASIYAASQEG, encoded by the coding sequence ATGGCCAACGATATGATGGAAGCCTATCTCTATGAGATGAACACGCTTTTGGAATCACTTGACGAGATGGTGCTGGGCGCGGAGGATCGCAAGACCTTCTCCCAGGAGGACGTGAACGAGATATTCCGTATTATGCACACTATAAAGGGCTCTTCGGCAATGATGGAGTTCGACAACCTTATGACGGTCGCCCACCGCATTGAGGATATGTTCTTCATAATCCGGGACAAGGGCATGGAGGCCGTGGCGGAGGACCTAAGGCCCGAACTCTTTGACCTTATCTTCCAGGCCATCGATTACTTCAAGGCCGAGGTGGAGAAGCTGGAGAACGGAGAAAGCCTCACAGATGATATCGACAACATAATGGCGAATATTAATAGCTTTTCAAATAAAATTCAGGGCAAGCAGGAGGAAGAGGAGCCGGCCGAAGCTGCCGCCCAGCCCGGGGCCCAGGAGGCCGAGGGCCCGGAGAGCCACGGCAGCAGCCAGTTCCCCTTTGGAATACAGGTGTTCTTCGACGAGGGCGCGGGCATGGAAAACCTGCGGGCCTTTATGCTGGCAAGCGCCGTGAAGGACACAATGGACAGCGAGAACGACTTTGACTACTACCCGGCGGACGTGGACAGCAACGCGGAGACTGCGGCCATAGTGGTGGACGAGGGCTTCTCCCTGCGCTTCCTTACCGACGAGCTTCGGCAGAAGGCCCTGGCCGTGGTGAAGGACGCGGGCTCTATAGGCAACTATAACCTGTTCGAGTATGAGGAGCCCGAGGCCCCGGAGGCCCCAGCTCCGAAGCCCGCAGAGCCTGCCCCCCAGCAGGCCGCCGCCCAGCAGAGCGCGCCCGCCGCCCCCCAGCAGGCCGCCCAGCAGGGGAATAACAATAACCAGAAGAGCCAGAAGGAGAGCCTTATCAGCGTGAACCTCTCAAAGCTCGACGAGCTGAACGCGGTGGTGGGGGAGATAGTCATCACCGAGTCCATGGTCACGGCCTCCCCGGACCTGGAGGGCTTAAAGCTTGATAACTTCACCAGCGCCGCAAGGCAGCTTCGCAGCCTTACCGACCAGCTTCAGGACGTGTCCATGTCCCTTCGGATGGTGTCCGTCTCCGCCACCTTCCAGAAGATGCGCCGTATTGTCCGGGACATGAGCAAGAAGCTGGGCAAGGAGGTGAACCTGGTCCTTGAGGGCGAGGAGACCGAGATAGACAAGACAATAGTGGACAGCATCGGCGACCCGCTGATGCACATTGTCCGCAACTCCATGGACCACGGCATCGAGGAGAACGTCCAGGACCGCATAGACGCCGGCAAGGACCCGGTGGGCAGGATAACCCTTTCCGCCCGCCACACCGGCAGCGAGGTCATTATAGAAGTCATTGACGACGGCCAGGGAGCCGACGATGACGCGATTCTGGGCAAGGCCCTGCGCCAGGGGCTGGCGGTGCCGGGCATGGAATACTCCCACAAGGACATACTCAACTTCCTTCTGATGCCTGGCTTCTCCACCAACACCGAGGTCACCGAATACTCGGGGCGCGGCGTGGGCATGGACGTGGTGAAGTCCAACGTGGAGAGCGTGGGCGGCACGGTCACCATTACCAGCGAGAAGGGCTTCGGCATGACCACCACCCTGAAGATACCCCTTACCATGGCCATTATGGACGGAATGGAGGTCTCTGTGGGCGACTCGGTGTTCACGGTGCCCATCAACAATATCCGCTCCATCGTAAAGATGGATAGCGGCGATGTGATACACGACGCCACCAAGGGCGAGATGCTCCGGGTCATGGACAATTTCTACTCGGTGGTGCGGGCCAAGGAGTTCTACCAGATGGAGAAGGGCTACGACGAGATAGGCGACGGCATCATCCTCTGGGTGGAGTCGGGCGACAACTCCTTCTGCCTGTTCGTGGATAAGCTCATAGGGGAGCAGCAGGTGGTGGTGAAGCCCCTGCCGGACTATGTGAACAACTATGGCATCAGGAATTACGGCGTTACCGGCTGTACAATCCTTGGCAACGGCGACATCAGCATCATACTGGACGTGGCCAGCATTTACGCCGCCTCTCAGGAGGGCTGA